From Triticum urartu cultivar G1812 chromosome 2, Tu2.1, whole genome shotgun sequence, a single genomic window includes:
- the LOC125539410 gene encoding serine carboxypeptidase-like 18 isoform X2 codes for MSGRLLLLLRLILCIVLATRQLALAGAASSSTVVTSLPGFQGRLPFHLETGYVEVDEENGTELFYYFVESEAGGENDPFLLWLTGGDHCSVLSGLAFEIGPFKFVLEPYNGTIPSLEINPNSWTKVAHILFVDSPAGAGFSFSRQPKGYHVGEISTSLQLHEFLIKWFRDHPKFLSSPLYIGGDSYAGKIVPFIAQKISQGNEVGRSPLLNLKGYLLGNPATGERIDESSKVPFAHGFGIISDQLYETILGHCQGQDYKNPTNVLCAKALGTFHSLLSELMLPHILWDKCVYSSAGPHAKTDDSAGAARKILSEEAAEIKLGKRLKHPPVRPRLDCINYAHYLSYFWANDERTRGALGVKDGTVDEWVRCQDGGVPYTRDIVSTIKYHRNVTANGYRALVYSGDHDSVVPHLGTQAWVRSLGFPVVDEWRAWHLHGQSAGFTVSYSNNMTFATVKGAGHTAPEYEPERCFAMFSRWILNQPL; via the exons ATGAGCGGGCGgctgctcctgctcctccgcctgaTCCTCTGCATCGTACTTGCCACAAGGCAGCTCGCTCTCGCCGGCGCAGCCTCCAGTTCCACGGTGGTGACCAGCCTCCCGGGGTTCCAGGGCCGCCTCCCCTTCCACCTCGAGACCGG GTATGTGGAGGTGGACGAGGAGAACGGCACCGAGCTGTTCTACTACTTCGTGGAGTCGGAGGCCGGCGGCGAGAATGACCCTTTCCTCCTCTGGCTCACCGGCGGCGACCACTGCTCCGTACTCAGCGGCCTCGCGTTCGAGATCG GTCCATTCAAGTTCGTCCTAGAGCCTTACAATGGCACCATACCGAGCCTGGAAATCAATCCCAACTCATGGACCAAG GTTGCGCATATCCTCTTCGTTGATTCGCCGGCCGGGGCAGGATTTTCCTTTTCCAGACAACCCAAAGGTTACCATGTTGGGGAAATATCTACCTCACTGCAGTTACATGAGTTCCTCATCAAG TGGTTTAGGGACCATCCCAAGTTTCTATCAAGTCCTCTCTATATCGGGGGAGACTCGTATGCTGGAAAAATTGTACCATTCATCGCACAAAAGATTTCCCAAG GTAATGAAGTTGGAAGGAGCCCCCTTCTTAATCTCAAG GGCTATCTATTAGGTAACCCGGCAACAGGTGAAAGGATCGACGAAAGCTCCAAAGTGCCTTTTGCTCATGGATTTGGTATAATATCAGATCAATTATATGAG ACAATATTGGGTCATTGTCAAGGACAAGACTACAAGAATCCTACAAACGTGTTGTGTGCTAAAGCTCTGGGTACTTTCCATAGT CTCCTGTCTGAACTCATGTTGCCCCATATTTTGTGGGACAAATGTGTTTATTCATCCGCTGGACCGCACGCGAAGACGGACGACTCAGCTGGTGCTGCCAGGAAGATCTTAAGCGAGGAAGCAGCTGAAATCAAATTGGGGAAACGGCTGAAACATCCGCCAGTCCGTCCTCGGCTTGACTGTATT AACTACGCGCACTACCTGTCGTATTTCTGGGCGAACGACGAGCGCACCCGAGGCGCCCTCGGCGTCAAGGACGGCACCGTGGACGAGTGGGTGAGGTGCCAAGACGGCGGCGTCCCCTACACCAGAGACATCGTGAGCACCATCAAGTATCACCGGAACGTCACGGCCAACGGCTACCGCGCGCTTGTATACAG CGGCGACCACGATTCGGTGGTGCCACACCTCGGGACGCAGGCGTGGGTGAGATCGCTCGGCTTCCCGGTCGTCGACGAGTGGAGGGCGTGGCATCTCCATGGCCAGTCTGCCGG ATTCACCGTAAGTTACTCCAACAACATGACATTCGCGACCGTAAAG GGAGCCGGTCACACAGCCCCTGAGTACGAGCCTGAGAGGTGCTTTGCCATGTTCAGCCGTTGGATCCTGAATCAACCACTCTAG
- the LOC125539410 gene encoding serine carboxypeptidase-like 18 isoform X1 yields MSGRLLLLLRLILCIVLATRQLALAGAASSSTVVTSLPGFQGRLPFHLETGYVEVDEENGTELFYYFVESEAGGENDPFLLWLTGGDHCSVLSGLAFEIGPFKFVLEPYNGTIPSLEINPNSWTKVAHILFVDSPAGAGFSFSRQPKGYHVGEISTSLQLHEFLIKWFRDHPKFLSSPLYIGGDSYAGKIVPFIAQKISQGNEVGRSPLLNLKGYLLGNPATGERIDESSKVPFAHGFGIISDQLYETILGHCQGQDYKNPTNVLCAKALGTFHSLLSELMLPHILWDKCVYSSAGPHAKTDDSAGAARKILSEEAAEIKLGKRLKHPPVRPRLDCINYAHYLSYFWANDERTRGALGVKDGTVDEWVRCQDGGVPYTRDIVSTIKYHRNVTANGYRALVYRSTHFCPVTTAYSLKIECHSDGILFRVHGSGDHDSVVPHLGTQAWVRSLGFPVVDEWRAWHLHGQSAGFTVSYSNNMTFATVKGAGHTAPEYEPERCFAMFSRWILNQPL; encoded by the exons ATGAGCGGGCGgctgctcctgctcctccgcctgaTCCTCTGCATCGTACTTGCCACAAGGCAGCTCGCTCTCGCCGGCGCAGCCTCCAGTTCCACGGTGGTGACCAGCCTCCCGGGGTTCCAGGGCCGCCTCCCCTTCCACCTCGAGACCGG GTATGTGGAGGTGGACGAGGAGAACGGCACCGAGCTGTTCTACTACTTCGTGGAGTCGGAGGCCGGCGGCGAGAATGACCCTTTCCTCCTCTGGCTCACCGGCGGCGACCACTGCTCCGTACTCAGCGGCCTCGCGTTCGAGATCG GTCCATTCAAGTTCGTCCTAGAGCCTTACAATGGCACCATACCGAGCCTGGAAATCAATCCCAACTCATGGACCAAG GTTGCGCATATCCTCTTCGTTGATTCGCCGGCCGGGGCAGGATTTTCCTTTTCCAGACAACCCAAAGGTTACCATGTTGGGGAAATATCTACCTCACTGCAGTTACATGAGTTCCTCATCAAG TGGTTTAGGGACCATCCCAAGTTTCTATCAAGTCCTCTCTATATCGGGGGAGACTCGTATGCTGGAAAAATTGTACCATTCATCGCACAAAAGATTTCCCAAG GTAATGAAGTTGGAAGGAGCCCCCTTCTTAATCTCAAG GGCTATCTATTAGGTAACCCGGCAACAGGTGAAAGGATCGACGAAAGCTCCAAAGTGCCTTTTGCTCATGGATTTGGTATAATATCAGATCAATTATATGAG ACAATATTGGGTCATTGTCAAGGACAAGACTACAAGAATCCTACAAACGTGTTGTGTGCTAAAGCTCTGGGTACTTTCCATAGT CTCCTGTCTGAACTCATGTTGCCCCATATTTTGTGGGACAAATGTGTTTATTCATCCGCTGGACCGCACGCGAAGACGGACGACTCAGCTGGTGCTGCCAGGAAGATCTTAAGCGAGGAAGCAGCTGAAATCAAATTGGGGAAACGGCTGAAACATCCGCCAGTCCGTCCTCGGCTTGACTGTATT AACTACGCGCACTACCTGTCGTATTTCTGGGCGAACGACGAGCGCACCCGAGGCGCCCTCGGCGTCAAGGACGGCACCGTGGACGAGTGGGTGAGGTGCCAAGACGGCGGCGTCCCCTACACCAGAGACATCGTGAGCACCATCAAGTATCACCGGAACGTCACGGCCAACGGCTACCGCGCGCTTGTATACAGGTCCACACATTTTTGCCCTGTTACTACTGCATACAGCTTAAAGATCGAGTGTCATTCTGATGGGATTTTGTTTCGTGTCCATGGCAGCGGCGACCACGATTCGGTGGTGCCACACCTCGGGACGCAGGCGTGGGTGAGATCGCTCGGCTTCCCGGTCGTCGACGAGTGGAGGGCGTGGCATCTCCATGGCCAGTCTGCCGG ATTCACCGTAAGTTACTCCAACAACATGACATTCGCGACCGTAAAG GGAGCCGGTCACACAGCCCCTGAGTACGAGCCTGAGAGGTGCTTTGCCATGTTCAGCCGTTGGATCCTGAATCAACCACTCTAG